In one window of Methanolobus mangrovi DNA:
- the mtaA gene encoding methylcobamide:CoM methyltransferase MtaA, with product MEESCLLDLTLKERFIYSLERKDVDKVPVCSVTQTGTVELMEITGAKWPDAHYDPEKMATLAIAGHELTGLEAVRYPFCNTVIAETLGCNFDEGSIDTQPYQLDFPCKNKEDVAGIIVPENLLESRRIKIMLEATDIIKSRVSDDVPIIAGMIGPAAIAFYLCGAKNYLRWCITEPELLTQLFAMGTEFCIEYANALFYRGVDAVVIIDSEAGPDIFPPPLFESLILPHYRLLTERMAGHSILHICGDATDILDMMAESGFHGLSIEEKVDLAYASKMVSDRVCLIGNISPAATLLGKSPEHIKNEAKQCIMDGAGILAPGCGIAPRTPIENIRAFVAARDEFYTK from the coding sequence ATGGAGGAATCCTGTCTGCTTGATCTAACATTGAAAGAGCGTTTTATTTATTCCCTGGAAAGAAAAGATGTGGATAAAGTACCTGTTTGTTCGGTGACCCAAACCGGAACAGTTGAGCTTATGGAAATAACCGGTGCCAAATGGCCTGATGCACATTATGATCCTGAGAAGATGGCAACGCTGGCTATTGCAGGACATGAGCTTACAGGACTTGAAGCAGTAAGGTATCCTTTTTGTAATACAGTTATAGCTGAGACCCTTGGATGTAATTTTGATGAAGGGTCTATAGATACACAGCCTTACCAGCTTGATTTTCCATGCAAGAACAAGGAAGATGTTGCAGGGATTATTGTTCCCGAAAACCTGCTTGAAAGCAGGAGAATAAAAATAATGCTTGAAGCCACGGATATAATAAAAAGCAGGGTTTCAGATGATGTTCCGATCATAGCAGGGATGATTGGACCTGCAGCTATTGCTTTCTATCTATGTGGTGCGAAAAACTATCTTAGATGGTGTATAACTGAACCTGAACTTCTAACGCAGCTCTTTGCTATGGGTACTGAGTTTTGTATAGAATATGCCAATGCTCTTTTTTACCGTGGTGTGGATGCAGTAGTCATAATAGATTCCGAAGCTGGTCCTGATATATTCCCACCACCACTGTTCGAGTCTCTTATACTTCCTCATTACCGCCTACTTACAGAGAGAATGGCCGGTCATTCTATTCTTCATATTTGTGGTGATGCCACAGACATTCTTGACATGATGGCAGAATCAGGATTTCACGGACTTAGTATAGAAGAAAAGGTGGATCTTGCTTATGCAAGCAAGATGGTTTCAGACAGGGTATGCCTTATAGGTAATATATCTCCTGCTGCCACCTTGCTTGGTAAATCTCCCGAACACATCAAAAATGAAGCAAAACAATGTATTATGGATGGGGCAGGTATTCTTGCACCCGGCTGTGGGATAGCCCCGCGTACTCCTATTGAGAACATCAGGGCTTTTGTGGCAGCAAGGGATGAATTCTATACGAAATAA
- a CDS encoding carboxymuconolactone decarboxylase family protein → MTYLNERLPETAEAFGKMRESIFKDAALNTKTKELMAIACSVLLRCEKCTAIHSQRAKDNGATEDEIAEALSVSMFIAAGSQLHWTDVYERIL, encoded by the coding sequence ATGACGTATTTGAATGAAAGATTACCTGAAACTGCAGAAGCCTTTGGAAAAATGCGTGAATCCATATTCAAAGATGCAGCCCTTAATACCAAAACCAAAGAACTTATGGCCATAGCCTGTTCAGTACTTCTCAGATGCGAGAAATGCACCGCCATACATTCCCAGAGAGCAAAGGATAATGGTGCTACTGAAGATGAAATAGCAGAAGCATTATCCGTTTCGATGTTTATTGCAGCCGGCTCCCAGCTTCACTGGACAGATGTCTACGAGAGGATACTATAA
- a CDS encoding COG1361 family protein codes for MRELVQKIIVITSLLALILISGCTTTIEPVDPVSPENVFLTSPPVVIKEFQEQDISLRVTNNATQSIDSVMVSSYMPFTVTGTDSVNIAGKEDTAQSSILNAKIMAPAFDTDVNDSAVTISYLSGADDEGLQMTKTKSVPVEVTILPDAKLQFLGFVADMDSLRTSAAETWELKAGDNATITFSVKNEGQSTLPAGILTVVVDVDNKLIADQASMNITQAMAKSGTSYTKGLEIPVKEDAPNGETDVYVRLMYGDHIVDEQTLVLTVKL; via the coding sequence ATGAGAGAACTAGTCCAGAAAATAATAGTGATCACATCACTTTTAGCCCTGATATTGATATCAGGTTGTACAACAACAATTGAACCCGTAGACCCTGTGAGTCCTGAAAATGTATTCCTTACTTCCCCCCCTGTAGTCATTAAGGAATTCCAGGAACAGGATATCTCCCTGAGAGTAACTAACAATGCTACACAGTCCATTGATTCTGTGATGGTTTCAAGTTACATGCCTTTTACAGTTACAGGAACAGATTCTGTTAATATTGCAGGAAAAGAAGATACTGCACAATCTTCCATCCTCAATGCTAAGATAATGGCACCTGCCTTTGATACAGATGTAAATGACTCTGCAGTGACCATCAGCTACCTTTCCGGAGCAGATGATGAAGGATTACAGATGACAAAGACAAAATCAGTACCTGTAGAAGTAACGATACTCCCGGATGCAAAACTCCAGTTCCTTGGATTTGTAGCGGATATGGATTCACTGCGTACATCTGCAGCAGAAACATGGGAACTTAAAGCAGGAGATAATGCAACCATTACATTCTCAGTAAAGAATGAAGGCCAGAGCACCTTACCTGCCGGAATACTAACTGTTGTTGTAGATGTTGACAATAAGCTCATAGCAGACCAGGCATCCATGAATATAACCCAGGCCATGGCAAAAAGTGGAACATCCTACACAAAAGGACTGGAGATACCTGTGAAAGAAGATGCACCAAACGGTGAGACTGATGTCTATGTCAGGTTAATGTATGGCGACCATATAGTAGACGAGCAAACTTTAGTTCTGACAGTTAAACTGTAG
- a CDS encoding ATP-grasp domain-containing protein, which translates to MKGWILYKTPQIELSPEAYEIHRLIETASKKGIEIEVVSPDQFDLVVTREDRKSILLNGEVVSLPDFLLPRMGAGTTYFGMAVIRHLERLGVYTFNSAQCIDTVKDKLYSQQILAENNIPVPKTMLGKYPIDDELVERYLKFPLVLKTLSGSMGKGVFLCDNKSQFNDLMELIHVTNPKLNIILQEFVESSRGKDLRVFVVGGRPIACIERSSNDNNFKANFSRGGQVTQFAMTPEVKWLATETARLFGLEIAGIDLLFDGKHFKICEANSSPGFKGIESCCDIDIADEIYNFIKVRLGKFED; encoded by the coding sequence TTGAAAGGTTGGATTCTTTATAAAACACCTCAGATCGAACTGAGTCCGGAAGCTTATGAAATTCATCGCCTGATAGAAACGGCAAGCAAAAAAGGAATAGAAATTGAAGTTGTCTCTCCTGATCAGTTCGACCTTGTGGTCACAAGGGAGGACCGCAAGAGTATATTGCTTAATGGTGAAGTAGTTTCCCTGCCGGATTTTCTCCTGCCACGAATGGGTGCCGGCACTACCTATTTTGGTATGGCGGTAATAAGGCATCTGGAAAGACTTGGCGTATATACTTTCAATTCAGCCCAATGTATCGATACTGTTAAGGATAAACTTTACTCCCAGCAAATACTGGCGGAGAATAATATCCCTGTTCCAAAAACCATGCTTGGTAAATATCCTATCGATGATGAGCTTGTTGAAAGGTATCTGAAGTTCCCCCTGGTACTCAAGACCCTTTCAGGTTCAATGGGAAAAGGTGTTTTTTTGTGTGATAATAAATCACAATTCAACGACCTGATGGAATTGATCCACGTAACAAATCCAAAACTGAACATAATCCTCCAGGAGTTCGTTGAAAGCAGCCGGGGAAAAGATCTCAGGGTATTTGTTGTTGGTGGAAGGCCTATAGCCTGTATAGAACGTAGTTCAAATGACAATAATTTTAAAGCAAATTTTTCCAGGGGGGGGCAGGTCACACAATTTGCGATGACTCCTGAGGTCAAGTGGTTAGCAACAGAAACTGCAAGACTTTTCGGCCTGGAGATAGCTGGAATAGACCTGCTTTTTGATGGAAAACACTTCAAGATATGTGAAGCAAACTCTTCTCCAGGCTTTAAAGGCATTGAAAGTTGCTGTGATATAGATATTGCCGATGAGATCTATAATTTCATAAAAGTTCGTCTTGGTAAATTTGAAGATTGA